The following are from one region of the Silene latifolia isolate original U9 population chromosome 9, ASM4854445v1, whole genome shotgun sequence genome:
- the LOC141602078 gene encoding uncharacterized protein LOC141602078 has translation MKLTHLMFADDLLLFGKGDAHSIMVILRTFSTFSKSSGLKLSKGKTNAYFNGVKESLKSEILHVSGFIEGTLPFKYPGVPIKTTRLNAHDCRPLIEKIVNEIRGLGTRKLSYAGRLILVKAVLKTYQNYWASMFILPNGVLARIQSICRNFVRAHIEPAYRQNVWTVQKGSEYTIARGYEFLRNKNDKVSWAKFFWNNMTIPKHNIIAWLYHHNALNTQEKLQRLGITGENTSFICGSGVEIEDLLFFECVYSTQVIVRVGEWLEINLPCTNITDWRTHMMGSSRRQALLNATINACMYHLW, from the exons ATGAAGCTCACTCacttgatgtttgcagatgatctccTCTTGTTTGGTAAAGGTGATGCACACTCTATTATGGTTATTCTGAGAACTTTCTCTACCTTCTCCAAATCTTCAGGGTTAAAATTGAGCAAAGGTAAGACCAATGCTTACTTTAATGGAGTGAAGGAGAGCTTGAAGTCTGAGATTTTGCACGTATCAGGTTTCATAGAAGGGACACTGCCCTTCAAATACCCGGGGGTTCCTATAAAGACTACCAGACTTAATGCACATGATTGTAGACCTCTCATTGAGAAAATTGTAAACGAGATTAGAGGGTTGGGTACCAGGAAATTATCTTATGCAGGGAGATTAATTCTGGTCAAGGCAGTCCTGAAAACATATCAGAACTACTGGGCTTCCATGTTTATTCTACCTAATGGAGTGTTGGCTAGAATTCAGTCCATTTGCAGAAATTTT GTTAGGGCTCATATAGAACCAGCATATCGACAAAACGTGTGGACGGTGCAAAAAGGAAGTGAATACACCATTGCCAGAGGTTATGAGTTTCTTCGAAACAAAAATGACAAGGTCAGTTGGGCTAAGTTTTTTTGGAACAACATGACTATCCCTAAACACAATATCATAGCATGGCTATATCATCACAATGCTTTAAATACACAAGAGAAACTTCAGAGATTAGGGATTACGGGGGAGAATACCTCTTTTATATGTGGATCTGGTGTGGAAATTGAAGACCTCCTTTTCTTTGAGTGTGTGTATAGTACCCAGGTGATAGTCCGAGTAGGGGAGTGGCTGGAGATCAATCTTCCTTGCACGAACATCACAGATTGGAGAACTCACATGATGGGATCTAGTAGAAGACAGGCTTTGCTGAATGCAACGATCAATGCGTGTATGTACCATCTCTGGTGA